The Legionella adelaidensis genomic interval CGCGATTGTTATTTAAAATTTATATGGGAACAAACGCTATTAGCGGAAGAACACAATATTCAGGCAAATAAACCCAACCGCCCACAAATATTATTAATTCATGCCAATCTATTAAATGCGTATGTTCTCCCTGACATTATCAATTTATACCGCCAGAATGGCTTCACTTTTGTAAGCCTTGAAAGAGCTTTAAGAGGATTTCCTGGCACGCCAAAAGTTGCTGTAAAAGAAGAACAACCCATTCCAGAAAAACTGGAACCTGAGCAAATGAACGACATGGTCGCTTGGGATTAAATTGCAATGAAGCCTGGTATTGCAACCAGGCTCCTTCATAATAGCCGCTTACACGGGCGGAGGCCCCCTTCTTCCCATTAATCCTAATATTAAGAAAATAACAAAGATCACCACAAATAAGAAAAATAGCAGTTTAGCAATCCCTGCAGCAGTGGCTGCAATTCCAGTAAATCCAAAAACTGCGGCAATAATTGCAATAATTAAAAAGAAAATCGCCCAACTTAACATAATGACACCCTCCTTAGTCTCTTCTTCAACTTTAAGTATATGCTATTATGTAATTTTTTGTGGACTTCTATGAAAAGCATTGCTGTCTTTGGCGGAAGTTTCGACCCTCCTCATCTCGGTCATTTACATACCGCTCTCACTATTCAAAACACCTTTAATTTTACTCGGTTTTTATTCATGCCTTGTAAAAACCCTGTACTCAAAGGAGCGAGCAAAGCCAACCCACAACAACGCATCAAGATGCTTGAACTACTTCTTGCTGCCTATCCTTTCTTTGAAATTGATCATCGTGAAATACTACGAGAGGCACCCTCTTACACCGTAAATACATTAGAAAGCATCCGTGAAGAAGTAGGCGATCGATCTATTTGTTTTATCATGGGCTGGGATGCATTTAGACAACTGCCGCAATGGCATCGATGGGAAAAAATTCTTACCTTATGTAACATCTTAGTCAT includes:
- a CDS encoding DUF1328 family protein, with amino-acid sequence MLSWAIFFLIIAIIAAVFGFTGIAATAAGIAKLLFFLFVVIFVIFLILGLMGRRGPPPV
- the nadD gene encoding nicotinate-nucleotide adenylyltransferase, which encodes MKSIAVFGGSFDPPHLGHLHTALTIQNTFNFTRFLFMPCKNPVLKGASKANPQQRIKMLELLLAAYPFFEIDHREILREAPSYTVNTLESIREEVGDRSICFIMGWDAFRQLPQWHRWEKILTLCNILVMKRGKEDKKLPKEVDLLLSEYQAFTAENFKNNCCGNIILFDAGDYPVSSTIIRERIKAGKDVNNYLTDSVAEFIKQQELYR